The DNA segment AAAATCGGCGCGAAGCCGGCAAAGCCCTTATAGGGGCCGGTTGCTCCGAAGCCGGAGGACTCCAACATGATAATATCCGGCTTTACGGCCTTTAAATCTTCGTAGCCAAGCCCAAGCTTTGCCATTTTCCCCGGGCGCATGTTGGCAACCACCACGTCGCATTTTTCCACGATTTTCTTTGCCAGGGCAGCGCCTTCCGGCTTTGTGATGTCGACGGTAACACCCTGCTTGTTGAGATTGGCGTTGTTGAAGGTCGGGGAGGAATCGTATCCGCTGAAGTTGTCTCCGTTCATGATGGAGCCCTTTCTCGTCTGGTCGATTCTTCCGTGGCTTTCAATTTTTATGACCTCGGCTCCCATGTAGGAAAGGAGGGAGGTGGCATAGGGGCCGGCCCAGACCCAGCTAAAATCGGCAATTCGGATTCCCTTTAAAGCATCTTTGAACATCTGCTCTTCCTCCTTCTCTTAGATGACTCCGGCTTCCTTAAGCCGCACGATGTCTTCCTTCGCGTAGCCGAGGGCGCCGTAAATTTCTTCGTTGTCCTGCCCAAGGAGCGGGGCGCCGAAATTGTCTTTGGGAGTCATGGTGGAAAGCTTATAGGGAAGTCCCGGATACATGAGCTTTCCGGCCGCCGGATGGTCGATTTCCTCGAAAAATTCCCTGGCCTTCGTCTGCGGGGAGTTATAAACCTGCTCGGCCGAACAGATGGGTGCGCACGCTGTCCCGGCCTTCTGGATCTTAAAGAACAGCTCCTCGGTATCGTACTTTAAGGCCTCCTCCCGCAGATGCTTTTTCACCTCATCAAAATGGGTATCACGGAGTTTCTGGGTGCTGAAAATTTCCTCTTTGCTCCACTCCGGGTAACCCAGGGCCTCCATGATGCCCTGCCACTGCTTTTCCGGGTAGAGGACAATGATGATGTAGCCGCCGTCTTTACACTGTACCAACGTATCGCGGACACGGTTTACGCCGACGCGGGACGGGCTTTTTCCGATCATGTAGTAACGGACGATGTTCATGCGCTCCAAGCACATCAGGGCTTCCTGTCTGGAAATATCGATGTACTGGCCGGTGCCGCCGCACTCTCTCCAGTAAACCGCGCCCATGATTCCCGTGGCCGCATAGACGCCGATGTCGCTCTCGCCCACATAGCCGCCGCCCTTGATGGGCTCTCTGTCTGCGTTGGGCGATGCCGCCGGAAGCACGTAGCCGGCGCCGCTTGCATGGTATGTATTCAGATAATAGGATTTATAATCGCGGTAGGGGCCTGTCTGCCCGAACGGCGTGATGGAAGCCATGATTAAGGACGGGTTTAATTCCTTTAAGACGGAATAATCCAGACCGTAGCCCTCCATGGTGCCGGGGCGCGTGTCCTCCACCAGGACGTCGGCTTCCTTAATAAGTTCTTTAAAGATTTCGCGGCCTTTTTCCGATTCCAGGTTCAAGGTCACGCCTTTTTTGTTGGTGTTGTGGTACAAAAACAGTCCGGAAAGCTCGGGGTTCGGGTCGTCGTGAAGATACGGCCCTCTTCTTCGCGCTTCGTCACCTTCCGGTCTTTCAATTTTAATTACCTCGGCTCCGAGGTCGGCAAGCATCTTGGTGCAAAAAGGCCCGGAAACAAATTCACAGTATTCCACGACTTTAAGCCCGCTCAACGGTCCTGCTGCCATTCTCGCTCAACTCCTTTCAAAAACTGCCGGTTTCTGGCTGCGGCTGGTAATACATCTGTGGTGTGAGATGATGATTTTTATAAACTAACGATGTTAGCTTGATTATATAGCTAACATCGTTAGTTTGTCAAGATATGTTTTGCTTATTTTTGGTGCTTTCTTCTTGGGGATTTTTCATGGCAAATGCCGGGGAATGTGATAGAATAAGCGCAAAGCGGTTATTCTATCTGCGCATGCCGGTTTTTGCGTTCACCGCAAAAAGCCGGGCGCTAAAATCCGCCGGAGACTCATGGCCGCGCAGCGGACATGATAGAATATGTTTGGGGTGGAATTATGAAGAAATCATGCAGGATATTCTGGTTCGAGAATGAAATCGTGAAACAATGCGTTGTCTCAAAGGATCGTTTTCATAAAGTGAGCGGGAACCAATGGGAAAAAATTTATCAGACGATTGCAGAGAAGTATGCAGATAAAACAAAGACATGGAAAAACGGCCTGCACTGGGCCAACACGAATGGTTATAGCCCTAAAAGCATGAAGCATTTTCTGGGGTGTTATTCCGTTTCGTATTCGACATGGTTCTATGATTTGCCTCGGATCATATCAGAGGACGGGATGGTTTATTTCTTGATTGACAGGGGCGGGGACTTACATGACGGGGAATGTTTCTGGATTTTTGAAAGTCATGTTCCTGAATTGGTAAAAGTGCTTGAACTGCTGAATCAAACGGCTTTTCTGAATACGGGCTGGCCCGATTATTATCTTGTCTCAAAAAAGTTTCGCTGGATCATTGGTTTCAATCATCATGATATCGTTACCTGTGTCGGCGAGGGGTTAAATACACGTTTCCTTAAGCGTTAGGGCTGCACGGTTTGGACGCCGCGCAGCCCCAGTTTTTACAGGCTCTTTCCAAGCTGGTACATTTCCTGTTCTTTTTCCGGTGATTTGTTCTGATCGCCGAAGGCAGTGACAATTCCCATGTCCTCTAACTTCAGATAATCCAGGAAGGAATTCTGGTATTCGTAAATGGCCCCGCCGTACACCTCATCGCTTCCGGAGCTTAGAATCAGCGCGGCTTTTTTCAGGTTCTTCGGCTTATCCAGCGCGTAAATGCGGTTTATGGCGCACTGAAGCTGTCCCGTAAAGCTGTGGTAGTAAACCGGAGACGCCAGGACGATCATCTCGGCTTCCTCCAAAAGGGGATAGACCTCGCTCATGTCATCTTTCTGGATGCAGCTCCCGTTCCCCTTCGTATGGCAGTATTCGCAGGCAAGACAGCCGGCGATTTTCTTCTGACAGACGGGAACGACCGTCACCTGGTGGCCTTTTTCTTCGGCGCCTTTTTTAAATGCATCAACCAGGAATGCTGTGTTTCCGCTGGGACGCGGGCTTCCGTTTAAGACTAAAATTTTCATTGTATTTGCCCTCCGATCTGTGTGGATGTTTTTGGGTTTTTCTGCTTTCAGTATAGCTTAAGGGGGAGGGGAGGGCAAATACTTCGTTGGTATGGTTTGTTATAGGTGGGAGGTATGGGTGGCAGCCGCATTCTCCTTCTCATGACGTTGATATGCTCTCCAGGTAGTCGCCAGAAGATGCGGATTATGGAGATATTCTTCCCGTATTTGTGAGGAAAGGGCTGCATGATGCGGGGCCGTTTTCACCAGTTCGGGATTGCTGTACGCCTCTTCCGATATCATATGGAAAATATCTGCAAATTCATCTATATCCGCTTTTGAATACGTTTCACATGGTTCCGGCGTAAACGGCTCCGGAATAATCTGGGGATGATGACTGGAAAAATAGCTTTGGAGCCCATAATCAACCACGCGGCGGTCAATGTCCTCCGTTGTCACCCCGGTATCAGCCGTCAGTTTTTCCCAGCTTAAGCGCGACTGATCCACACGCCTGACTCCTTCTGCCCATGGCAAGGACAAGCCCTTCACATCGGAAAGTCTGGATAAAAGATAGTTATTGTTGAGAATGGAAAGTTCCGCTACATCTTTTAATCCTTCGGCCCCCAATGTCCTGATATATGCATAGGCGCGCAGCACCACGGATGGATTCCCAAAAAACTTTCTGAGCTTTCCGATGCTGTCTGGCCGGTTATAATCGAAACAGTATTTTTCTCCGTCAAAGCGGATCGCCGGCGATGGAAGAAACGGCTCAAGTTTGCTGACGACTCCCTGTGCCCCGCAGGCAGGCCCCTGGCATCCATGCGGAGAAGAGAAAGATTTGTGAAGGTTGTAATGGCACATATCGAATCCAGCTTCCCGGGCTCTCGTAATTCCAAACAGACCATTCAGGTTGGCCTGATCATAGATACACAGACCGCCAACAGAATGTACCGCATCCACAATTTCACGTATATTGGGATTATATAATCCGGTATCCTCCGGGTTAGTAATCATCAAACCTGCGGTTCTGGGAGAGACAGCAGCTTTCAGTGCCTCCAGATCCGGCAGTCCGTCTTTACCAGGCATTAGGGTAATAACCTTATACCCAGCAGTAGATGCAGCTCCGGGATTGCCCGGATGGGACAGAATCGTGGTAATGACCTCGTCCCTCTGCTCTCCCGGATGTACTTTCTGATGGTATGCACGCATGACAAGAACATTGGAAAAAATTGCCTGGCTGCCGCCCCCTGGAAACAGGCAAAAAGCGTCCATACCGGAAATTTCTTTCAAATATGTTTCCGTGAGGTACATAATTTCCAGAATCCCCTGTACTGTGGATTCCGGCTGGCAGGGATGAAGATCCCGGATTTGAGGGCTTCCTGCAAATTTTTCATGGATGACCGGATTGTACTTCATCGTACATGTTCCCAGACCGATGTCAATATCAAATGCAGCGCCCATGGTTTCCTGAGAAAGCCGAAGATAGTGCCTGTAAAGCTGC comes from the Eubacteriaceae bacterium Marseille-Q4139 genome and includes:
- a CDS encoding flavodoxin family protein, with protein sequence MKILVLNGSPRPSGNTAFLVDAFKKGAEEKGHQVTVVPVCQKKIAGCLACEYCHTKGNGSCIQKDDMSEVYPLLEEAEMIVLASPVYYHSFTGQLQCAINRIYALDKPKNLKKAALILSSGSDEVYGGAIYEYQNSFLDYLKLEDMGIVTAFGDQNKSPEKEQEMYQLGKSL
- a CDS encoding CoA transferase, coding for MAAGPLSGLKVVEYCEFVSGPFCTKMLADLGAEVIKIERPEGDEARRRGPYLHDDPNPELSGLFLYHNTNKKGVTLNLESEKGREIFKELIKEADVLVEDTRPGTMEGYGLDYSVLKELNPSLIMASITPFGQTGPYRDYKSYYLNTYHASGAGYVLPAASPNADREPIKGGGYVGESDIGVYAATGIMGAVYWRECGGTGQYIDISRQEALMCLERMNIVRYYMIGKSPSRVGVNRVRDTLVQCKDGGYIIIVLYPEKQWQGIMEALGYPEWSKEEIFSTQKLRDTHFDEVKKHLREEALKYDTEELFFKIQKAGTACAPICSAEQVYNSPQTKAREFFEEIDHPAAGKLMYPGLPYKLSTMTPKDNFGAPLLGQDNEEIYGALGYAKEDIVRLKEAGVI
- the gcvPB gene encoding aminomethyl-transferring glycine dehydrogenase subunit GcvPB, with the translated sequence MKQRKFHEARWQEPIIMEMGSPGERGILLPEMDEEIVEQSEEISELLPNTLKREDEPKLPELSQPQLYRHYLRLSQETMGAAFDIDIGLGTCTMKYNPVIHEKFAGSPQIRDLHPCQPESTVQGILEIMYLTETYLKEISGMDAFCLFPGGGSQAIFSNVLVMRAYHQKVHPGEQRDEVITTILSHPGNPGAASTAGYKVITLMPGKDGLPDLEALKAAVSPRTAGLMITNPEDTGLYNPNIREIVDAVHSVGGLCIYDQANLNGLFGITRAREAGFDMCHYNLHKSFSSPHGCQGPACGAQGVVSKLEPFLPSPAIRFDGEKYCFDYNRPDSIGKLRKFFGNPSVVLRAYAYIRTLGAEGLKDVAELSILNNNYLLSRLSDVKGLSLPWAEGVRRVDQSRLSWEKLTADTGVTTEDIDRRVVDYGLQSYFSSHHPQIIPEPFTPEPCETYSKADIDEFADIFHMISEEAYSNPELVKTAPHHAALSSQIREEYLHNPHLLATTWRAYQRHEKENAAATHTSHL